From the Aerococcus viridans genome, the window ATAGACAATTTCTTGTCCGTTATCATAAACAGGTAAGCCAGTAAATTGATGTGTCCAATCATTCTCTGCAGATAAGTCTACATGTTCTATGATTTCATCATTAGCAAGTAAATTCACTGAAACAATATCAGGACGAATGCCGTCTTGATTGTCACTATCATCCCATTTTTTAGTTACTGTTTTTTCAGTTACTGCTGGTGTGTGACTATTTGTAATCGTAATTTGTCCGTCTTTCACTTCACTTATATCAGTTTGATATCCTTCGATATTATTTAGCTCAACAACTTCATAAGTTATTGCTTCACCAGCATGATTAACCGCCAAATCAGTCCATGTGTATGTCCAGTTATTTTCTACGGATAGTGGCACAATATTTCCTATTGGTTCGTTATTTGCTAATAATTGAACCTCAATCGCGTCTGGTCGTAGACCATCTTGGTTATCGCCATCTTCCCACACTTTATTGACTGATAAAGTTGTTACTGCTGGTGAATGCTGATTGATTAATGAAATATGTTCTGTACCTTGGTTATCTACTGTCTGTGTATAACCATCTTGTGAACCGATTTCTTTTACTTCGTAAACAATACTTTCACCTGATTCATTTACTAATAAATCGGTCCATTGGTGCGTCCAATTGTTGTCTTGATTTAATGTAACTGGCTCTCCATAATCTTTACCATTAGCTGTTAACTGTACCTCAATGTCTTCTGGACGTAGACCATCTTGGTTGTCGCTATCGTCCCAAACTTTATTCACAGCTATATCTCGAGTCGCTACTTCATGATTATTTGTTAAAGTTACCTCACCGTTAGAAATATCACTTGTAGTTGCTTGATATCCTTCAGGAACATTTATTTCAACAACTTCATATGCTATCGGATTTCCTTTTGCATTTACTGGTAACTTGTTCCAAGTATAAGTCCAATCATTTTCTTTATTTAAAGTAATTGGATCACCAATATTTTGGTTTCCATCTGTTAATTGAACTTCTACGCTATCTTTTCGTAAACCATCACGGTTGTCATCATCGTTCCATACTTTATTTACCGTCAGAGAAGTTTCTTTAGGTTGATAAGTATTCGTAATAATCACATTACCATGATTTTCATCGTTTACTGTTGTTTCATAACCTTCTGGTAGGGATAATTCTTTTACAGAATAAGTAATCTCTTTTCCAGATTCCTTCAATGGTAAACCAGACCAGGTTGCAGTCCAATTACCTTCTTGACTAAGTGTTGCGGTATGTTCCGTTTCTTTACCGTTTGCTGTCAATACAACTTCGATACTTTCTGGACGAATTCCATCTTGGTTTTCAGCATCGTCCCATTCTTTAGTTACAGTCACAGAAGTTTCAGCTGGTGTATAACTATTTGTAATAACGCCTTCTTTTATAGAAGTAGAATAGTCTAATACTGTATCTTCAGTCAGTGTATAAGTAATTTCCTGTCCATTATTAAATACAGGTTTATTTTCAAAATGATGTTGCCAATTATTCTCTTCGGATAATTTTACAGAATCAACTACTGTACCATTAGCTAGTAAATGAATAGTAACTTCTTCTGGGCGTTTACCATCTTGATTATTTGCGTCATTCCATACTTTACTTACCGGGATATTCATCACTTGTGGAGAACGACTATTCGTTATTATTATGCGGTCACCATCTTCTGCAATGGTTGTTTCATAATCGGCTACTGATTTTTCTTCTACTTGATAATGGATCTCCTTACCAGCAGATTTAGCCGGTAGATTATCCCAGGTATAAGTCCAACCATTCTCAGCTGAAAGTTTAACTGGTTCACCTTTAGCTACACCATCTGCTAATAACTGTACGACAACTTCATTTGGACGTTTACCATCTTGATTATTGGCATCATCCCATTTCTTATCTACTGTTACAAATGTTTTTTCTGGTTGGTAACTATTTGTTAAAATAAGGTCTTTCCTATTTTCAGCTTTTGTAACTGTAGGTTGATAACCATCAGTTGGATTCACCTCTACAACAGAATAATCAATTGGTTGACCATTTTCATGGGTTGGTAAACCTGTAAAAGTATATGACCAATTATCTTTATTTAAAGTAACAGGTTCTCCTATATTCTTACCATTGGCGATTAATTGGACTTGAACTTTATTTGGTCTTATACCATCTTGGTTTTCAGCATCATCCCATTTTTTGCTTACTGTAATATCTGTTGGTTTTGCTGTATTGGTAACAGTTAATCCATCTTCAGCCTTTTCATAATTTTCTAGATTTAGCGCTTGACCATTTTGATCTACTTCTTTAACACTAAACTTATACTCATTACCTTGACTATCTTTAGCGGCCATCTTCTCCCAAGTAACTGAGGTTACAGCGTTAGGAAGTTCTTTCAGCGCTGCACCTGGTACCTTTTCAACATCGCCGTTTCCGACTTGACGATAAAGTTCAAAATAAACAGTTGGATGGTCATTTGCGCCACCTATCCAATTTTTATTTGCTTGAACATCAACTTTTTGTTTTTCATTATTGATGATCAAACCATCTGTATTTTGTTCTTTGAATTTATCTGGGTTCCAACTACTATCAGCAATGTTGATTGTAATATTACCTTTTTCTCCATAACCATAGATGAGATAAATAGGTTCCGTCTTCGTGTAATCAGGTAATGCCGTAGTTTCTTCTAAAATATATCTACCAGCTCTTTGAGATTGTAATTCTTTTGAACCATTTTCATCCGTTTTAAAAGTAGTTACTTTCTCTCTACTACCATCATTCTTCACACGATATAGGGTAAACTCTACCCCTTCTAAAGGCTTACCACTATCTACATCTAATTTTTGGAAGTGCATGTCTAAGGTACGACCAGAACCACCACCACCGAAGAACCATTGCTGTGTTCTTGTCGTAACGGTTGACTCAGATATTTGTTTTTGCTCTTGGCCTCCGACTAATTTAACAGCATTCTTAACATTATAAATACCGATTAAATTAGGGTTTAATCTAGTAGCATAAGTTACTGTATAGCTATCATTAATATAGCCCAGATTAATCGTAAAGCTACGCTTATCTTCAGCTAAATTAACTGTATAGTCAGTAACTTCATTCCCTTTACTATCATATAATTTAATTGAATCTTGAACATAAGTTTGCAAACCATCTAATTGATCTGAGATTACTGCGTCATGTATTGGTAATTTATTAGGGTTAACCGTTAATCGCCAATCAATATTTTCAGTATCCTCATTTTGCTCTCCTACTTTATCCGTATTTACAATTGCCTTACCACCGAAGTAATCAATGTGGGCTGCCGCTTTATCCGTAATAGGATCACTATTTTCTGGTCTAGATGTTAATGTGGCCTCATTTGTGTATCGGTCAATTTTCTCTTTATTCACAGATGGGAACATCAATATTTTAGTTTGATAAATAATCTTGTATTGATATGGACCATCAGGAAGGTTGATTTTAAATTGATTATTTCCAGAAACATCTATTGTCACGTCTTGTGTAACATCTTTATTGTCCTTTACTCTAATAATTTTAAAACTACCACTTACTAATTCTTGATCTTCAGGAATGACATCATCAATCGTTGCATTATGTAAATTCACAAAATATTTTTCATTGTCTGTATTGGCATTTAATTCCCAAGTGATCAATTTATCAGCGTCATTCTCACCATTTGTAATCCCAACAGCTTTCTTATCTATATTCAATGTTGGTTTAGCAATAGACTTATCTCTAGATTCTGTATTACCGGTGTATTCTATCTTAGCTGTATTTTTAACCTCTTGTTGTTCTTCAGTTGGTGAAAGCGTTGTTGAGTAGGTCAATTGATAAGATTGCGCGTTTAGCTTATCTTTACTAATAGCAAATTGACCATTACTTGGTGTACTTACATTAAATTCACCTGTTACATCTTTACCACCGCTTTTAATTTGAATATCTTTTACTGTACTAGTAGTTGGTGTGAAGGTATCCGTTAATTTAAAATTATTTAAAATATTTTTATTGGTATTAAAATTAATGGTCCAATTTACTTGCTTAGTACCATCCTCATTAATGACTACCTGACCATTCTTATTACTTCCCGCTACACGTTTATTCACACTTGCATCTGCTGTTTCTTTACCACCTTGCCACTCCAAAGTAGCTTTATTAGTTTGTGTTTTGTTGCCAGCATCATCTGCAGTTGTACGATATATAATCGTATATACAGCGTTAGTTTCTGCTCTATTAATTTCTAATTCAAAACCTGAAGCGGCTTTCATATCTAGACTATAATCTGTGAAATTCGTATCATTTTCTTTTACTTGTAGGCTACCACTTATATAACTATAGTTTGTAGATTCAAATAAATCTTTAATGATTGGATTTTTTAACTTAATCTTGCTTGTATTAAATGTAATCGTCCATTCAATTTCTTGCTTGCTCTGATCACTATTTAACACATATTTCCCGGATTTTTTAATACCTGCTTTAGGTCCAGTTAATGTTGCTCCTGAATGAATAGTTTCACCAATTCCAGTGCCTTGACCATCACCAAATACCAACTCAGCATTATTTGCAAGTTCAGGTTGCTGCATACCTAATTCTGTATAGTAGGTACGGTAAATAAATTTATAAGTGTGTGGTCCAGCCTCAGTTATATTTAATTCGAAACCAGTTCTACCATCAGCATGTGTATACGGTGTTATGTCGAAGTTGGTCACTTCTTTATCATCTTGCAGTAATTTATATAAATCAGTGTCCTCAGTATCAAATTCTAAATGATCACTACTAAAAACATCTTTTACATTAATAGATGGTACATTTAATTTCTCAGAGTTCATCGTAATCGTCCAGTCAACGTAAGGATTACCTTCATCATCAACACCTTGATTACCAACTTTACCACCAGAAGGTATTGTATTTACTTGGACAGTTGCTTCAGCACGATTAGGTTGAGGCAAGTCATCATGAACCTCATTTTTAATATCTACATTATTTAAACCAACTGGAACATCTGATGCAAATTGAATTTTATATGCCTTACCCTCTGCATCAAGATTTGAAAATACGGTATTACCCGCTAAATCTTTTGAAAGCTGAACAGGTATATTTTTAACACTCAATTCATTACCATCTAGATCTGTATCAACTTCAAAAATTTGCACGCTATCTTCGATTAGCGAACCTTGGCTCAAAATATCTGTTAAATTAACAATCCCTAAGTTTTCGCGTCCATAATTATACTTAACTTCCCAAGCAATTTTATCTGGTGCATTGAAATTACCAGTTTTCGTGATGATAGGTAGGTCCTTAGACCATACACCAGTAAAATTATCACTCACATTATTTTCATTACCATCTAAGAGGATACGCGCCTTATTATTGATAGTGTGTACGCCACCACCACCTGGACGTGTTATCGCTGTTGTATAGGTGATATCATAAGCATCATTAATATCCCCAATATTTAATTCAAATCCTGCACCAGTAATCGTCGCTTCTAGACCTTCAACTTCTTCTCTACCAATTTCTTCATTTTTAAAATTACGAACAATTCGCTCGATTTTAAAGCTATTTGGTTCGATTGATAGATACTCGCCTAGGTCGTCTATCACTTTAGCTTGCGATATTTCCGCCATTGAGTCATTCACGCGTACAGTCCAATCAATATGTGTTGGATTTCGTTGGACTTCAATCTTTTCGCCATTATCGCCTAGGATATATTGGAAACCTGCTGTTTTCTTATCGGTTC encodes:
- a CDS encoding Cna B-type domain-containing protein — protein: MLHQLIIEYKLGDLASDYANATTLNLQTKDNGFMPNGAQVSVKAEVVQNAQVIMATNYRQYNFVSRQPKVTAQAKTSETKGSADDEDGPAQQVALSYEISYEDTGIGNGTGQSTIETYVISTKVPENLKFDAENSKGWKYDEASRIATYSGSLPYSVYTSPYKSADNLVLLPIDQKEQVSEDIYTTLSINYDNGDQDEKSVQTPITLDQQIQTENTKLVQRQAINNEEVNLITGFEFSFTTTAGNTIQVENGDELTLDPSELNAVLLKYTFQKPDTLDIQDGQTFTYALPEIAHGVTGSGKIEIEGVTVATFNAESNQLVLTFTEAVNDYDNVDMYVNISGEFNTEIFNEKEEITVEVPYQDDTSYTVIIRADKEDYEGTDKKTAGFQYILGDNGEKIEVQRNPTHIDWTVRVNDSMAEISQAKVIDDLGEYLSIEPNSFKIERIVRNFKNEEIGREEVEGLEATITGAGFELNIGDINDAYDITYTTAITRPGGGGVHTINNKARILLDGNENNVSDNFTGVWSKDLPIITKTGNFNAPDKIAWEVKYNYGRENLGIVNLTDILSQGSLIEDSVQIFEVDTDLDGNELSVKNIPVQLSKDLAGNTVFSNLDAEGKAYKIQFASDVPVGLNNVDIKNEVHDDLPQPNRAEATVQVNTIPSGGKVGNQGVDDEGNPYVDWTITMNSEKLNVPSINVKDVFSSDHLEFDTEDTDLYKLLQDDKEVTNFDITPYTHADGRTGFELNITEAGPHTYKFIYRTYYTELGMQQPELANNAELVFGDGQGTGIGETIHSGATLTGPKAGIKKSGKYVLNSDQSKQEIEWTITFNTSKIKLKNPIIKDLFESTNYSYISGSLQVKENDTNFTDYSLDMKAASGFELEINRAETNAVYTIIYRTTADDAGNKTQTNKATLEWQGGKETADASVNKRVAGSNKNGQVVINEDGTKQVNWTINFNTNKNILNNFKLTDTFTPTTSTVKDIQIKSGGKDVTGEFNVSTPSNGQFAISKDKLNAQSYQLTYSTTLSPTEEQQEVKNTAKIEYTGNTESRDKSIAKPTLNIDKKAVGITNGENDADKLITWELNANTDNEKYFVNLHNATIDDVIPEDQELVSGSFKIIRVKDNKDVTQDVTIDVSGNNQFKINLPDGPYQYKIIYQTKILMFPSVNKEKIDRYTNEATLTSRPENSDPITDKAAAHIDYFGGKAIVNTDKVGEQNEDTENIDWRLTVNPNKLPIHDAVISDQLDGLQTYVQDSIKLYDSKGNEVTDYTVNLAEDKRSFTINLGYINDSYTVTYATRLNPNLIGIYNVKNAVKLVGGQEQKQISESTVTTRTQQWFFGGGGSGRTLDMHFQKLDVDSGKPLEGVEFTLYRVKNDGSREKVTTFKTDENGSKELQSQRAGRYILEETTALPDYTKTEPIYLIYGYGEKGNITINIADSSWNPDKFKEQNTDGLIINNEKQKVDVQANKNWIGGANDHPTVYFELYRQVGNGDVEKVPGAALKELPNAVTSVTWEKMAAKDSQGNEYKFSVKEVDQNGQALNLENYEKAEDGLTVTNTAKPTDITVSKKWDDAENQDGIRPNKVQVQLIANGKNIGEPVTLNKDNWSYTFTGLPTHENGQPIDYSVVEVNPTDGYQPTVTKAENRKDLILTNSYQPEKTFVTVDKKWDDANNQDGKRPNEVVVQLLADGVAKGEPVKLSAENGWTYTWDNLPAKSAGKEIHYQVEEKSVADYETTIAEDGDRIIITNSRSPQVMNIPVSKVWNDANNQDGKRPEEVTIHLLANGTVVDSVKLSEENNWQHHFENKPVFNNGQEITYTLTEDTVLDYSTSIKEGVITNSYTPAETSVTVTKEWDDAENQDGIRPESIEVVLTANGKETEHTATLSQEGNWTATWSGLPLKESGKEITYSVKELSLPEGYETTVNDENHGNVIITNTYQPKETSLTVNKVWNDDDNRDGLRKDSVEVQLTDGNQNIGDPITLNKENDWTYTWNKLPVNAKGNPIAYEVVEINVPEGYQATTSDISNGEVTLTNNHEVATRDIAVNKVWDDSDNQDGLRPEDIEVQLTANGKDYGEPVTLNQDNNWTHQWTDLLVNESGESIVYEVKEIGSQDGYTQTVDNQGTEHISLINQHSPAVTTLSVNKVWEDGDNQDGLRPDAIEVQLLANNEPIGNIVPLSVENNWTYTWTDLAVNHAGEAITYEVVELNNIEGYQTDISEVKDGQITITNSHTPAVTEKTVTKKWDDSDNQDGIRPDIVSVNLLANDEIIEHVDLSAENDWTHQFTGLPVYDNGQEIVYSFTEEPVEHYETSIKDGVITNVYLPKETAITVSKEWDDVNNQDGLRPVDVQVALLANGKETGEIVTLNEANNWTATWDGLALNDKGQMIEYTVVETSEAKGYTSAVGELKDGQIVLTNTHTPAVKDVTVNKVWNDSNNQDGIRPDRVKVQLYANGEPQGTIVEIEQTNNWTYTWTNLPVNANGQEIDYTVTEEPVVGYDHVISEEANNQFTITNSHIPAVKEFKVNKEWDDFDNQDGLRPDNISVQLQANGENIGEAVTLSADNDWSYNWSNLPVFQSGQPVTYEVVETPVNGYVQTVEYLNGNAVVTNKHTPLVKDLSISKKWVDGDNQDGNRPDSIQVALLANGKATGQELTLSEATNWVGEWHNLPVNAAGVKVEYSVVEIDKADEYEVSLDKSNPSEFILTNSYEPAETSVSVNKVWDDANNQDGVRPDEVTINLLADGHVVDSTTLSEANNWQHEFTRLPLKDNGNDITYTFTENTVENYSTTISGKTVTNSYTPGKTSVTVTKSWNDSNNQDGNRPENIEVTLLADGQPTKQVATLDAKNDWTYTWDNLSLKNNGQNIEYSVVENNADEIYQVTVDDSNHGNIILTNNYTPAEKAITVNKVWDDADNKDGIRPEEVSVQLLANGEPQGKPVKVSADSDWRYTWTGLPVNQAGKSINYDIVEVDVAKGYEATISEAKDKIITVKNTHTPYKRVSVGDYIWIDENKDGLQDSTDIPLAGIVLTIEDEAGNPVTDVDGNLVGPQTTDGKGYYSFDNLPADKTYVVRIDREASAKALEGLEPTSEGVGNDKAIDSSTWTATSRHLVEDGDRDPTLDFGFVRKVEEPEEPVEPEKPVEPEVPVEPEEPVEPEVPVEPEEPVEPEVPVEPEEPEEIETPESPETPGKSESSKASNMPSKQSVSSETEESDSLPATGYESRAWIGLTIFVTGLGLFVSGFIKSKRRKQ